DNA from Aggregatimonas sangjinii:
AAGTCACCAAACTTTCGGAGCAGGGAAGACCGGTGTTGATCGGGACCACTTCCGTGGAAATCTCGGAATTGCTTTCCCGAATGTTGACCATTCGAAAAGTGCCCCATAACGTTTTGAATGCCAAATTACACAAGAAAGAGGCCGATGTGGTCGCAGAAGCAGGTAAGGGCGGAATCGTAACCATAGCCACCAACATGGCGGGCCGTGGTACCGATATTAAATTAAGTGAAGAGGTGAAAGCTGCTGGCGGACTCGCAATCATAGGAACCGAGCGCCATGACTCCCGTCGTGTAGATAGACAGTTGCGCGGTAGGTCAGGACGCCAAGGTGATCCCGGAAGTTCGCAATTCTACGTATCCCTAGAAGACAATTTGATGCGTTTGTTCGGCTCTGACCGAGTGGCCAAAATGATGGACAAGATGGGCTTGGAAGAGGGTGAGGTCATTCAGCACTCCATGATGACGAAGTCGATCGAACGAGCTCAGAAAAAAGTGGAGGAAAACAATTTTGGGGTCCGTAAACGATTATTGGAGTATGATGATGTGATGAACGCCCAACGTGAGGTCGTCTACAAAAGAAGACGCCACGCCCTGCAAGGCGAACGCCTTAAAGTGGATATCGCCAACATGGTATACGATACCTGCGAGGTGATTACTGAAACAAATAAGGGAGCGAGCGATTTCAAGAATTTCGAATTTGAATTGATCAAGTACTTCTCGATAACTTCCCCCATTTCAGAGGAAGAATTTGGAAAGCTGGGTATTCAGGAAATTGCTACGAAGCTTTACCAAAGTGCCTATACGCATTATCAGACCAAGATGCAGCGAAATGCCGAGACGGCCTTTCCCGTCATAAAAAAAGTGTACGAGGATAGCGCAAATAAATTCGAGCGCATCGTCGTACCCTTCACCGACGGTATCAAAACGCTAAACGTAGTGACCAACTTAAAGGAAGCCTATGAGAGCGATGGAAAACAGTTGGTGACCGATTTCGAAAAGAATATTACCTTGGCCATCATCGACGACGCGTGGAAAACTCACCTTCGCAAAATGGATGAATTGAAACAATCGGTTCAGTTGGCTGTTCACGAGCAGAAAGACCCGCTATTGATTTATAAGTTCGAAGCTTTTCAACTCTTTAAAGACAGAATAGATGCAATCAACAAAGAGGTTGTTTCTTTCTTGTTCAAAGGCGAATTGCCTTCCGGCAATGCGGATGCCATAAGCGAAGCGAGAAACGTCTCCAGGCCAAAGGAAAAGATTCAAACAAGTAAGGAGGAAATTCCTAATAGCGATGAGCTCGCCGCCAGAAACCGTGCCGTAGGTCAAAATCAGGGGCAAGGACGGCCGCAGGTTACCGAAACCATTGTTCGTGAACAACCGAAAATAGGAAGGAACGACCGTGTAACCATCAAAAACATCATGTCCGGCGAAAGTAAGACCCTTAAATATAAACAAGCTGAACCTTTGATCACTAAAGGTGAATGGGTACTCACGGAATATTGATAATAATTCAGAATGGATTGAAGGGTGTTTAAAATGACTTTTAAACACCCTTTTTTCGTCCACTTTTAAGCAGTCAGAAAGTAGTAACCGCTTGGCCATTATCAGGACACTCAAAACTTGACTAATTTAAAGGCAATACAAATTCCAAACTAAAATTTTGCGTTTAAATCCAGAGTAAAACGTTCGCAATACGCTTCAGGCAAGTTCATAAAGATATTGGAGAGAAGGATTTCAACATGTAAAACCGTTTGTTCCCAATTGGAGAGTTTCAATAATGTCGTTATCCCATGACAATGATAAAATCATATTTTCCCCTAATACTAAAAGGTATTTCGTGAGAGTTGCAGTTTACTCCTTATTTTTAACCTTATCAGGATAAATATAATCTTGATAAATTGTAATTTAACGGGAAACATATTTAGTTTTACAACTTTACATGACTAGTACACCAGACCAGGCCGTCACAAAGTATTTAAATTTTTGACTATGGAAAAGACCAAATTATTGGAAGATAGGTTAAATGATAGGGCGCGTTTGGTATTAAAAGTGAACTATTTTACCTCTATCTGCTCCCTTATCTTCGCCGCAATCTGCATTTTCGCGCTTGATATAACAATAGTTATTCCTTATGTATTTCTCGCCTTTGGAATTCTGAACCTATTGAATACCGTACTCTATAAGTTCCACAATAAACTAACCCTTACGTACAACATCGTCTCTATTATGACCTTGGCCGGAGCAACCACGATTACGCTTTACAGCGGAGGTATCAACAGCCCGTTTATTTTTGTGCTCGCGTTGATCGTTGTTGCCGGCTACATTACCACGAAAGCCTATGGCGCAATATACTTGAATTTGAACCTACTGATCATTTTGCTGATTTACTCTCAAAGTATAGCCGATTTCAGTTTTGTGACCAATGTGGTTCCAGAACAATCAAAAAACCTTTTTGCCCTTTTGAGCGTACTTTTCTCGGTATACCTTCTCGGCGGTGTTTTCGGGAAAAACCTATTGAACGCCCATCATAACCTCTACAAAACAAAAGCGGAGTTAGAAGGTAAAATCGTAGAAAAAGAAACCCTTCTGAAAGAAGTACATCACAGAGTCAAAAACAACTTACAAACCGTATCCAGCCTATTGAGTATGCAAGCACGTAATACCGAGGATAGCGTGGTAAAAAGCCTGTTCAAAAGCAGTCAAAACCGGGTCATTTCTATGGCAATGGTTCATGAAATGCTATATATGAGGGAAGATATCTCAAAAATCGAATACCGATCCTACGTACAGGATCTTGCCGAATATTTGATTCGATCCATCAAGGGCACCAGCAGTAATATTACCTTGGATATCGACATCCCCGATGTGAAACTCAATATCGACACCGCCATACCGCTGGGTCTACTCATCAATGAAGCGGTAACCAACGCATTAAAGTACGGCATTGTAGACGATAGGAAAGGTGAGATTTTTATTAAGTTGCGAAAGGATGAAAATGAAGGTTACCTTTTGAATATCGGCGATAATGGTCATGGCTTTTCCGAGACCATCACCTATAAAAATTCAAAATCACTTGGTTTAAAATTAATTCATAACCTTGCACGCCAGCTTCGCGGATCTATAATGCGCGATCTTACCAAAAAGGGAACCCACTACATTGTAAAGTTCAAGGAAATTCAAGAGCAAATTCCAT
Protein-coding regions in this window:
- a CDS encoding sensor histidine kinase — its product is MEKTKLLEDRLNDRARLVLKVNYFTSICSLIFAAICIFALDITIVIPYVFLAFGILNLLNTVLYKFHNKLTLTYNIVSIMTLAGATTITLYSGGINSPFIFVLALIVVAGYITTKAYGAIYLNLNLLIILLIYSQSIADFSFVTNVVPEQSKNLFALLSVLFSVYLLGGVFGKNLLNAHHNLYKTKAELEGKIVEKETLLKEVHHRVKNNLQTVSSLLSMQARNTEDSVVKSLFKSSQNRVISMAMVHEMLYMREDISKIEYRSYVQDLAEYLIRSIKGTSSNITLDIDIPDVKLNIDTAIPLGLLINEAVTNALKYGIVDDRKGEIFIKLRKDENEGYLLNIGDNGHGFSETITYKNSKSLGLKLIHNLARQLRGSIMRDLTKKGTHYIVKFKEIQEQIPSVA